From the bacterium genome, the window CGGGACCGCGGGAACTTTCCTGTTAAAATAGAGGGGCTTTTCATTCCATTCGGCCGAGGCACCATGTCCAACGTCCCCGAAGCCCCCCACAAGCTTGGCGTTGCCGATTACGTGATCGCGGTCCTCTGCCTCTTTCCTATCCTGGGTCTTCTCGTGGCCTTGCCCGCCCTCATCCTGGGGCTCATCAAGATACGCCGGGGCGGCTGGCTCCTCATCCTCATGGCGTTCCTGGGGGCGGGGGTCACCGTTGGTTCCTGCTATTGGGCCTATTACCAGATGTTCGAGGACAAAGACAATGCCATCGCACGGGCCCAAGCCCGTCAGGTTCCCGGCCAATTGGCCGGAGTGGTCCAGGCCCTGGAGAACTTCAAATCCGAGAAGGGACACTACCCTGCCGACCTGAAGGAACTACCTCGGGAGGTGGAAACCCTGGACATGCTGGCCTCCAGGGGCAAATGGCACGACTTCCAAAGGTTTTTCTACGAGCCCTTGCCTGACGGCATGACCTATTACCTTTTTTCGAAGGGCTTTGACAATGCGGCCTTCACCGCCGATGACATCCAACCTCAGCTCTCCGAGGACCTGGCCGCCCATGCCGGCTGGCGTTCCTCACCCCAAAGCCTCTCTTCGCTCCAGTCCTCTCCCATTCCCGGGACCACTGTGGCGCCCGAACCCTCCGTTGCTTTCTGGCGTTCTCCTTCTGACGGGATGGTCGAGGCCAAGTCCACCGGCAAGCTGCTCCTCTATGATTTTTCGGCGGAATGGTGCGGACCCTGCCGACGCCTGAACGACGAGGTTTTCGAGAACCCCGCCTTCAAGGCCCAGATCCTGGAAAAGTTCGTGCCCGTGCACGTGGTGGATCGTCGGCGGGAGGAAGGCCGCAACCCCCAGGAGATCGAGGGCCTTCAGCAGAAATACGCCATCCGCGCCTTCCCCACCCTCATCATTCGCGCCCCCTCAGGGGACGACTTCCGCCGACAGGAAGGTTATGGGAATGCGGATAGCTTCATCACCTTCCTGGACAAATCGGCCAACGACCTCAGGGGACGCTGAGGCGCCTTCAGCTCCAGGAGAACCGGATGGCCGAGAGCTTCCAATCGAACCAGCCCTGGCGTTCGAAGAGCAGGGACACCTTGTTGTCCGGTGTTTGCACCTGGCTGAGGTAGATGTCGATGGCATAGACGCCCGGCGATTCGTAGTGCTTTTCCACCGGATGGGGCGTCTTGTCATCCATCACCGCGGGCACCGCCCTTC encodes:
- a CDS encoding thioredoxin fold domain-containing protein, with amino-acid sequence MSNVPEAPHKLGVADYVIAVLCLFPILGLLVALPALILGLIKIRRGGWLLILMAFLGAGVTVGSCYWAYYQMFEDKDNAIARAQARQVPGQLAGVVQALENFKSEKGHYPADLKELPREVETLDMLASRGKWHDFQRFFYEPLPDGMTYYLFSKGFDNAAFTADDIQPQLSEDLAAHAGWRSSPQSLSSLQSSPIPGTTVAPEPSVAFWRSPSDGMVEAKSTGKLLLYDFSAEWCGPCRRLNDEVFENPAFKAQILEKFVPVHVVDRRREEGRNPQEIEGLQQKYAIRAFPTLIIRAPSGDDFRRQEGYGNADSFITFLDKSANDLRGR